The following are encoded in a window of Amycolatopsis lexingtonensis genomic DNA:
- a CDS encoding transposase family protein — translation MINYGATLDVARELVWFVARVLQTERLRRGTRRGRRALTPYRHAVLALRWFRDATPVHRLATDHHISTATAYRYLHEAITALAAQAPDLHQVLADRRARGDTHVILDGSLISCDRVAATTTKTKGKNRGRTVHLWYSGKHRAFGGNIQFLASADGFPLWVSPVLPGSRNDLSAARDLDIIGALTAAAAHGLPTLADKAYHSAGIGIYTPVKKAAGQPPLHLRQRVYNQLQSRARALGERAMAILKTRWSALHRISLCPHRIGTIVQAALVLTHHEHHGRY, via the coding sequence GTGATCAATTATGGCGCCACCCTCGACGTGGCGCGCGAGCTGGTCTGGTTCGTTGCCCGTGTCCTGCAGACCGAGCGGCTGCGGCGCGGCACCCGCCGCGGCCGGCGCGCCCTGACCCCCTACCGGCACGCGGTCCTGGCGCTGCGCTGGTTCCGCGACGCCACCCCCGTGCACCGGCTGGCCACCGACCACCACATCAGCACCGCCACCGCCTACCGCTACCTGCACGAAGCCATCACCGCCCTCGCCGCCCAAGCCCCGGACCTGCACCAAGTCCTGGCCGACCGCCGCGCCCGGGGTGACACCCACGTGATCCTCGACGGCAGCCTCATCTCCTGCGACCGGGTCGCGGCGACCACGACCAAAACCAAAGGCAAGAACCGCGGCCGGACCGTGCACCTGTGGTACTCGGGCAAACACCGAGCCTTCGGCGGAAACATCCAGTTCCTGGCCAGCGCCGACGGATTCCCGCTGTGGGTCTCCCCGGTGCTGCCCGGCTCCCGCAACGACCTCTCCGCCGCCCGCGACCTCGACATCATCGGCGCGTTAACCGCCGCCGCAGCCCACGGCCTGCCCACCCTGGCCGACAAGGCCTACCACTCCGCCGGCATCGGCATCTACACCCCGGTCAAGAAAGCCGCCGGCCAACCACCCCTCCACCTCCGCCAACGGGTCTACAACCAGCTGCAATCCCGAGCCCGCGCCCTCGGCGAACGCGCCATGGCCATCCTCAAAACCCGCTGGTCAGCCCTACACCGCATCAGCCTCTGCCCACACCGCATCGGCACCATCGTCCAAGCAGCCCTCGTCCTCACCCACCACGAACACCACGGACGCTACTGA